The proteins below are encoded in one region of Apium graveolens cultivar Ventura chromosome 4, ASM990537v1, whole genome shotgun sequence:
- the LOC141718811 gene encoding uncharacterized protein LOC141718811 has translation MNCQSLEEVKKNRLCLRATIEAVRYLSLQACALRVHDELSTSRNRVDESIDASHKEYMAIVLRFVDVHGTIRERFFDIVNVADTTSLTLKKEIFDVLTRNNLSIHNMRGQGYDGASNMHGAFNGLHALFLKDCLYTYYVHCFAHRLQLALVGAAEK, from the exons ATGAATTGTCAATCGTTGGAGGAGGTAAAGAAGAATAGATTATGCTTGAGAGCTACTATAGAGGCTGTTCGATACTTGAGCTTGCAAGCATGTGCATTACGGGTTCATGATGAATTATCAACTTCTCGTAATAGAG TTGACGAATCAATAGATGCATCACATAAAGAATATATGGCTATCGTGCTTCGATTTGTTGATGTTCATGGTACTATTCGTGAGCGATTTTTTGATATTGTTAATGTGGCTGATACAACATCATTAACTCTTAagaaagaaatatttgatgttCTCACACGGAATAACTTAAGCATTCATAATATGAGAGGTCAGGGATATGATGGTGCTAGTAATATGCATGGTGCATTTAATGGTTTACATGCTCTATTTCTTAAAGATTGCCTATATACTTATTATGTACATTGTTTTGCTCACCGTTTACAACTAGCATTGGTTGGGGCTGCTGAAAAATAA